CGTATGGCCCACAATCCACATCTGGTcccccaatcattttctaattcataataaaaataaagtgactcaaACCGGTGAttgattttgtactttaagGATACATAAGGTGCcgaagtgcataaaacagcatcaaaatagagcttatttataaaataaagtgcaactGGAGAATCTCTACACCCGCTGACAGAGGTCCTCGCTAACCtctaatgtcccaaaatccgagaaacatcctaaaatctgagaaacgtcctgaaatcctagaaacatgtcgGGGCCTGCCGAGCCCTCGAGCAAAGCTGAGTGTCCCTGTTTTTAACCCCTTACCTGCCTGCTTCCAGCGGGTGAGTTGACGGAGCCGTTGAATCTGGACCCGGCCAACCGTCCGCGGCGTCAGGACTGGGACGGCGAGCTGTGCGAGAACGGCTCGTTCTACTTCACCACCAGAGACCTGGTGAACGGAGGAATCTTGCAGGTAACTGACGTGCGCTCAGACCTTGAATGAGCAGCGATTTGCAAACTCTGAAACCTTTTTCCTAAATTTAACACTCATTATTCGTTtcgtgttgctgctgctgtcacattCCTACGTCTCGCTCTCTCCAGGGCGGTAAGGTGGCGTACTACGAGATGATGCCAGAGTACAGCGTGGACATCGATGTGGACATCGACTGGCCCGTGGCAGAGCAGAGGGTTCgcaggtgaggtcagggctcctaaagtcatggaaaacctggaaacatcatggaatttcacaataacattttcCTGGCTTGGAAAAGTAGtggaactattttatttattttttttcttaaaatgtattttgaaagaagACCATGGGtttgaaagcatgttttctttaaaagttttcaacaatttttatcgaaaactgttttttttttttttttttttttaagaaaactggTTTTTCTGCCGTTTCACAGATTTTGTCCAAAAAGTCGTAATTTCTTTACCCGCTCTTTtgttcctcttcttttttacaTCCAGTCTGCACTTCTTCTCCCCACAGGTACGGATACTTCGGTCGGGCCTCGCCGGAGGTGGTTCGCCTGATGTTCTGCAGTGTTTCCGGATGTCTGACGGACGGGAGGATCTTCCTGTCGGTGTCCGGAGAGGAGATGGTGTCCATAAACAGCAGAGACACGGAGGGCATCCGCatgctgcagagagaagagatgGAGGTTTGAATTTGTCGTCTCTCTAAAAAGCGTCGTTGACTTGGGTCAGGTGATCTGATCGCACGCTGTCTCGACTCCTGCAGGTCGTGCTGTTGACCTCCAGCGCGGACCCCGTGGCCCAGTCGCTGGCGGACAAACTGGCCAAGAGGACGGGCTGCCAGGTCGTCCAGGTGAGCGAGGAGCCGCTGAACGACCTGAAGCCGCTGCTGGAGCAGAGGAGGCTGGAGTGGAAGGACGTGGCCTACATGGGTACATCAGCCTTTTTAGTATTTACTAAAATGTCATccgtttattttatttatattcatatttaaataagatttaaattaaaatggatattttgccaattatcaGCCAGCTTTGTGTGGTGACAGTGTGAGCTGGATGTGTAAATGCACCGTGGTTAAAATTCCCTCCATTccctcaaatgttttaaagaaaatgtgacttctaaagtttttcttaaaaaaaaaaaaaaattaccaaaatgttaaaaggaaaaaaacaatattttttttctttaaaaattgcaataatttttaaaggaataaggcaaaaaaaaaaaacgtgctaCGAGTTTGTAAGTCATGTTTTGAATATgaatttcaataaataaattaataattttttttctcaaaaatgtccaacataaaaaggtttttttctgttaaatttcaaaagaaagcaaatcaccttttcttaaaaataaaaaatatttaaaaaaaaaagaaaatcacccacatttaaatacaaaatatagttttttaaagttagttagtatgcccctcccctccagccaaaataaaaaacgtaAGTCTGTCCGCGGTGCTTCAGCATTATTTGTCATGCTTCCCTCTTTTTGCATCACCTTCAGTgatctcataaataacaaatagcccctgatttatttgaaatattctGCTCTAATCCTGTGCACGTTTCGTCCTCTCAGGAAAAGAGAAACAGGACGTCATCTGTCTGAGCCTGGCGGGTTTGAGCGGCGTGCCTAATGACGGTCTGCCGGTCGCCAAAAACGCTGCAGAGTACACGTGCCGCAGCGTCGGCGGGATGGGAGCCGTGCGGGAGTTTGCCGAGCACATTCTGCTGCTTAAAGAAAAAGCGAAGGCGCAGAAGGATCAGCAGCGAATCAACCGCCACGACTTCTGATGCCGAATGTGAATCAGTCTGATCCACATGGAAGAGATTTACAGTTTGTGCACAAACAATAGAAATAATCACATAATGTACTTAAAAATagtactttaaaatgttataaataatagttttttatAAGATGTACGAAGGAGGATTAGGCcgtgttaataaaaaaagaaaatctttgattgaatgaagtaaaaaaaaaatacgggaattaagttgtaatttttagggaaaaaagtcacaatattatGAGATTAAACTCGTAAATTTTCCAGAAGAAAAGTGTATTATTACGCAGTTAAACTTGTAAATTTACATGGCGAAAGTTGCAGATTGAACTggatattactttttttctcgtaCAGTTACGAGTTTATTtaagtaat
The sequence above is a segment of the Plectropomus leopardus isolate mb unplaced genomic scaffold, YSFRI_Pleo_2.0 unplaced_scaffold2385, whole genome shotgun sequence genome. Coding sequences within it:
- the LOC121966280 gene encoding N-acylneuraminate cytidylyltransferase-like; protein product: CLFLEVDVICNIQATSPCLHPFHLREALEMITLQGFDSVFSVVRRHHFRWKEVKKGSGELTEPLNLDPANRPRRQDWDGELCENGSFYFTTRDLVNGGILQGGKVAYYEMMPEYSVDIDVDIDWPVAEQRVRRYGYFGRASPEVVRLMFCSVSGCLTDGRIFLSVSGEEMVSINSRDTEGIRMLQREEMEVVLLTSSADPVAQSLADKLAKRTGCQVVQVSEEPLNDLKPLLEQRRLEWKDVAYMGKEKQDVICLSLAGLSGVPNDGLPVAKNAAEYTCRSVGGMGAVREFAEHILLLKEKAKAQKDQQRINRHDF